ATCGATGGCTACCATTCATGCGCTCAATATACCTGATGAGTTATACGAACAACTACAACACTTAGCTAAAGCTGAAAATAACTCAATTGATGCTCAAGTTATTACAATCTTGCAGAATGCTTTGCAGGCAAAAACACAGCCAACAGAAGAGGAAAGGCGAAAAAATGTCCCAAAACTCCTAGAGGAAATTAGTCGCCGTCGCCGTCACTTGAATCCAGCAGACTTTGGATTACCTGATAGTACTCAACTGATTCGAGAAGACCGGGACAGATGACAACCCCTCTAAGTTTCCTCGTTTAATGACTTTGAGGTTCTGCCGTTGAAGTCAATTTAATATTCAATTATCAAAAATGTCTTTTACTTATAACCGCACGGTTCGTTTTCAAGATACTGATGCTGCTGGGGTAGTTTATTTTGCTAATATTTTGGCTATTTGCCATGAAGCTTACGAAGAATCTTTAGAAGCATCAAGTATTAATCTCAAAGATTTTTTTACTAATCCGTCTGTGGGATTTCCGATTGTTCATGCTAGTGTTGATTTTTTGCGCCCTATGTTTGTTGGGGACAATTTGCTGATTAGTTTAATTTCCCAAAAAATAGGTGTTGAGAAGTTTGAAATTACTTACGAAATTACTGTGGCTGAGGTGATAGTTGCTAAGGCTATTACTCGCCATGTTTGTATTGATGTGAGTAGTAGAAGTAAGCGGGAATTACCTGATGAGATAGCTCAGTGGTTGGAGACGAACCGCAGAGACGCAGAGGACGCAGAGAGAAGAAGATCGAGAGAGATTATGTGATAGGGTTTTGCAGGAATTCTGTGGCTATTTGCTGTAGCTGTTGGCGGTTAATTTTACCTTGGGAGTTGCGGGGTAAGTTTTGCTGGGCAATCCAATATTTTGGAATTTTAAATTTGCTGAGTTTGTCTTTGAGTAGGGTTTGAATTTTTAAGGCAGAGGTATCTGATTTTTTGGGAATGTAAATTGCTGTTAAAGCTTGTCCCCAGTATTTATCGGGAATGCCGATAACACAAATATCAGCAACCATTTGAGTGGCTTGTATAGCTGATTCAATCTCTGCTGGGTAAATATTTTCGCCACCTGTAATAATTTTGTCGCTGTTACGTCCGACAATATTTAAATGTTCTTGTTCGTCTAGAAAGCCTAAATCATCTACTTGGAAATCAGTTTGATTTTCTTTAGTTATAGGATAGTAACCAAGGGCTAAAGATTGAGTATGAATGGTAATATTTCCGATTTGATTGGAATTTAAAATCTCGCCTTGCTGATTGCGAATAGTTACTTTGGCATGGGGAAGAATTTGACCACTGCTAATTTTACCACTGAGAAAATCATCTGGTTTGAGGGTAGCAATTTGAGAGGCGGTTTCTGTCATACCATAAGTAGGTGCTAATCGAATACGATGAAATCTGGCTTTTTCTAGTAGTTCGTTCCATGCTGGCGCACCTCCCAAAAGTACTGTATTAAATTGGGATAGCCATTCAGTTAATTCTGGATTTTGCAGGAGGCGTTGTAACTGTGTTGGTACTAAAGATATTAAAAATTCTGATTGTTTAATATTTAATATTTGACCGGATTCTACGGCTTTAAATGGTTGAATAGCTAGTTTACCTCCGGTGGTGAAACAACGCATAAATTGCATTAAACCGCTAACGTGATATAGCGGCAATACGCAAAACGAATTGACTTGTATTAGTTGAAAGTATTCTGTAAATCCTTGTACTGATGAGATGAGAGTTTCCCAAGTGTGAATGGCAAATTTAATTTCTCCTGATGAACCACCCGTAGGAATCATGATGCTATTGGGAATTGGGCATTGGATATTATTATTCCCATTCCCTATACCCCATACCCCATGCCCCATTCCCAAAATAATATCTGGCTGTACTAAATCAAAGACTTGTTGCCATTCTTGTGTTCCCCAATCGGGGTTACAAAGGAAAACGGGGCAATTAGCTGCACAAGCAGCAATAAAGCTTGCTAAAAATCGTAATGGTTCGCGTTCGGCTAGGATGATTTTTGGTGGGGTTCCGCACGCTGATAATTGTGTTAATTCTAAATATAATTGTTGAGCTATTTGATTAAATTGATGACTGCTGTAACCGATAAGCCAATCATTTTGAGCCAGGTTATTAAGATAGTCTAAAGGTCGTTCCATAAAGATTGAAACCACGTTTCTTCTTGTTCAAAAAAATGGTCGATGCCAAAACCAAGTGCCCTATTATTTCGGGATAATTCGGCTGCTAGTTGGAGTGCTGCAAGTCTAGCGATCGCAGTTTCAAATACTGATGAAAATACAGTATCAATTTGATGCTGGTGGCAAAACTTTCTCAGACGAGATGGCGATCCAACGATCCCAGGCTTTATGACAAAAATCCCTCGCCAACCTTGTTGATGACAAGCGGCGAGTTGCCCAAGTGTGGCGACAGATTCATCTAAAGCGATCGCAGTTTCATAACTCGTACTCAATTCCAACATCTGCTGAAATTGCTCAACGGGTAACGGTTGTTCGATAAATTCAATTTCTAGGGGTAGTTCTGGATTTGCCTTGAGATTGTCGCAAGCCCGCAGCCAGAAGTTAGCTTCTTCATAGGTGAGTCCACCGTTGGCATCTAATCGCAGTTTGGTAAAGGCTGGTAAGGTGTGTATTAGTGACTCAAAAATTTCTAGTTCATCAGCGATCGCATCCACACCAATTTTCCACTTAAACGTGCGATATCCCTTTTGCCATAGGGTTTCCCATTGATTCAAAGCCACTTCCCCAGATGGTAATAAGCCACTATAGCGCAAGGAGTGAAGCGCCGAGGATAAATTTAAATTCTTCTCCTCTGCTCCTTTGCTCCCCTGCTCCCACGCTGACTCAAAGCCAAATTGACAAGCAGGTAACTCATCTGGAATAGAGAAAATTATCTTGTCTGTGATTTCTTCTGGGAGTTGGCGACAAAAATCTAAGGCTTGTTCTAGGGTTTCGGAACCAAACCAGCTAATGGGGGCGATTTCTCCCCAGCCAACTTTACCTGATTCATCGGTGAGACGGAGGATAATACCTTCACGAATATCCCACTTACCATGATTGGTGGTAAGCGATCGCAAAAATCTTCGCTGATATGGACGAAATTTAAATTGATAACGCATCAATTAGTAATTGCTAAATCATAAATCCCAGTCCAAACAGCAAGCAAGCCCAGAAATGCACGGCTACAGCGATGAATTTACAGTTACTAACTTTGTCCGGCTGATTGTGATTTTCTTGCACGTGGCTGCATAATTTCACAGCAAAGGGTAAACTCACCCAACTCAGTAATGTCCAAGCTGGAGAAATTCCCAATAGTACAAATAGCAAGGTGAGGGCATAAATACTACCAGTAAACCAAACTAGGAGTTGGGCCCCTTTTTGGGTTCCGAGACGGACGATAGGCGATCGCTTACCTGCGGCTATGTCATCCTTAACTTGGTGAAAATGTGAGCAAAACAAAATTAAGGTTGTGGCAATCCCAACAATCACTGAAACTGCTAAACTTGTCATTGACCAAGTTTGAGTTTGGCTGTAATAGGCTGCCTCCACTGCTAAAGGGCCAAAGGCAAAAAAGCAAAGAATCTCGCCTAAACCCTGATATCCTAAGCGAAAGGGAGGCCCTTGGTACGTGTAGCCTAAACCGCAGCAAAGCAGTATTATACCGATAACAGTTAGGTCTTGTTGCCAAAATGCGATCGCTAGTATGCCCAGCAACCCCAAACCTAAACACAAATTTCCTATCCAAAATATTAATGGCTTATTGCCTGTTAAGTTCACCAGAGAATGGTGCTTATTTTGATCGATACCTGTTTCGGAATCAAAGACATCATTACTGATATTTTCCCAGGCAAGAATTAAGATTGCCGCAGCTACAAAAGTAGAAAATACTACACCATTGAAAATTTTAGTTTCGGCAAACGCCACTGCGGTTCCTACCCAAATGGGCATAATGGCAACGCTGTACATTGGCGGTTTAATCGCTGCCATCCATAACTTAGTGTTGGGATATGAAATTTGCTTGGTAGTCATCAGTCGTGATTAATTAAATTGCCAGAATATTACTCACACTTGAGATTTTATAATTTAAAGAGACGTTAGATATTCATCAGTTCAAAATAACTGCCGCTTTTACTGTGGCTTCTTAAACTTGCGTTGTTAACACCCCACCCTCACATTGCAGCCCAAGGCTGGAACTAGCTTGTCAGGGTCTAGGAACACCATGAACAAGGCAAATCCTACGCTGGTGAAATGACAACTTAATATGTTACCTGTAAAAATACGACCACGATTAATTACACTCTAGAAAGTTAACTTAAAAAAAATTTACTATCGTTAAATCCATGACAGTTTCACCATGTCGTAACAACTTATTTGTAGAACACAAAGATTTATATCAATTTCTGGTAGGGGTGCAAGAAAAGTGCGTCAACAACAATTGTCGGCAAATTGTCAGTATCTCTCAAGAGATCGATTTAGTTGATCCTTTACTTGTATTGGATAAACTTACACAAGCAAATGAAATAAATTTTTACTTTGAGGACAGAGGTAAAGGAGAAGCGATCGCAGCAATTGATGCTGTAGCAAAATTACAGATTGATGGCGCAGACCGTTTTAGTCAAGCTGAATATTTTATCAAATCTTGTCTAAAAAGTATAATTAATTTTGGTAACGCAAACCAACCTTTTTCTGGGCCTCACTTTTTTTGTTATTTCAGTTTTTTTGATAAAAATGCCCAAGTAGATTATCCATTTCCATCTGCTACCATTTTTCTTCCACGTTGGCAAGTAGCTGTAAAAAATCAGCGCTGCATATTAGTAACAAATATAATTATTAATGCAAATGTAAATATTGAAATATTGTTAAATAATGTGCAAAATAAAATCGCATTTATCCAATCTTTAGAAGATTATTCTGCTAATATAGATTGTTTCTCAGCAAAATCATACAAAAAATCTGTCACGAATGCTGCTCAATTTAAAAGTTCAGTAGTATCTGTTTTGGAAAAAATTCGTTCTAGTCATTTAAGTAAAATTGTATTAGCAGATATATTAGATGTAAAGTCAAGCAACCACTTTGACTTAGTTAAATCATTAAGTAATCTTAGGCAAATACATCCTAATTGTTATATTTTCTCTACGAGCAATGGCAAGGGACAAAACTTTATTGGTGCTAGTCCAGAAAGATTAATTAGTATTAATAATCAACAGTTAATTACTGACGCTTTAGCTGGTTCAGCACCACGAGGCAAAACCCCTGCTGAAGATGCAGCTAATGCCAATCGCTTACTCAATAGTGAAAAAGAAAAACATGAACATTCGCTAGTACTTGATTTCATAACTCAACGTCTATTTCAGTTAGGTTTATCACCTCAAATATTAGCACCCCGCCTACGACAATTATCGAACATCCAGCATTTATGGACACCAATCAGTGCGACAGTTCCGATTAACATACACCCATTAAAAATTGTCGGACAACTGCATCCTACACCAGCCGTTGCTGGTGCAGCACGAGATGTTGCTTGTGCCGAAATTCGTCGTTATGAAAGCTTTGAGAGAGGTTTGTATGCTGCGCCTCTGGGTTGGATAGATTCTCAGGGAAACTGCGAGTTTATTGTGGGAATTCGTTCAGCATTAATTGATGGCGATCGCGCGAGGTTGTATGCTGGTGCTGGTATCGTGGCTGGATCTGATCCTGACAAAGAATTTGCAGAGGTACAACTTAAGCTTCAGGCATTACTTAAGGCGTTAGTTTAAAGTTAATTTTCCAGTAGTTGATATGGAAAACGCTATGAGTAACGCCATGCTAGAAAGCAACTTAGTTGAGTTGAAGGAGTTATTTTCGCACTCTCGTATAGTTAAAAGGTAATCTCAAAATCCTGATGAGTAAAAGCCTTAGCATTCTCCCCTGTGTAAGTAGCGACAATATGTCCATCGCCAGTCATTTGATATTTATATGTCACTAATCCTTCTAAACCAACGGGGCCGCGGGGAGGCATTTGTTGCGTACTAATTCCTACTTCTGCACCGAAACCATAGCGGAAGCCATCAGCAAATCGGGTAGAACAATTGTGGAATATATTCGCTGAATTTACCAATCCAAAGAAAGTTTCAACAGCTGCTAAATCTTCAGAAATAATGGCATCGGTATGACGAGAACCATATTCGTTAATATGTGCGATCGCATCTTCTATAGAGTCTACAATCTTAATCGACAAAATAAAATCGCTATATTCTGTTTCCCAATCTATTTCTGTTGCAGTTTCAATGTTAGGCAAAATTTCCAAGGTGCGTTTATCACCTCTTAATTCTACATAGCGTTCTTGCAAAGCCTCAGCAACTTTTGGTAAAAATTCTATAGCAATTGACTGGTGAATCAGCAAAGTTTCAATTGCATTACAAACAGCCGGATATTGTGCTTTAGCATCTACTGTAATCGGAACTGCTTTAGAAATATCAGCGGCTTTATCTATATAAAGATGACAAATACCATCGGCGTGACCTAGTACCGGAATGCGTGTATTTTCCTGTACAAATCTAACAAAAGAATTAGAACCTCTAGGAATAATTAAATCTACATATTTATCTAATTTCAACAGTTCTAAGGTTTCTTCTCTAGTTGTGAGTAGCTGTACTGCATCTGGGTTAACAGCAGTTTGAGATAATCCCTGTTTAATTGCTTTAACTATCGCTTCACAAGAACGTACAGCTTCCTTTCCACCTTTGAGGATGACACCATTTCCGGATTTTATCGCCAAGGAAGCAATTTGAATTGCCGCCTCTGGACGTGCTTCAAAAATAATCCCCAAAACACCTAAAGGACAAGTAATCCGCTTGAGAGTCAAACCAGTGTCAAGTTCGCGGTGAATCTGTACTTTCCCGACTGGATCGGCTAGCTTACCAACATCTCGTACCCCAACGATCGCATCTCTTAATTTATGTTCATCCAACTGCAAGCGCTTATAAAGCGGTTTGGAAATCCCTTCGGCGGTAGCCGCTTTACAATCAGCAATATTTGCTTGTAAAATTTCATCTCTAGCTGATTCTAAAGCTTGAGCGATCGCAACAAGCGCCTGATTTTTTGCCTCAGTGGAGAGAATCGCTAGCTTACTTGCGGCTTGGCGGGTTTGCGCTGCGATCGTAATTAGGGGAGAAGCAATATCAAAAATAGTCATAGTAGAAATCTTTACATTTTCCTCATTTTATCAATCTCAGGTTATATTCATCATTCGTCTTCCTCCAATCGGGTGAACCATCTGGGTAATAAATAGTTACTCTGATTGGGTGAAGAAGACTTGATTTAAAACATTTATTCTCTAAATATGAAACACGGACAAAAAGGTAGTAAGTTTACAGCAGCAAATATATTGTAAGTATTATTACAGGTTTATTTGAAAATTTTAAATATGATTTATGCGTTCCTCAGGCTAGATAGACATAGTAATGTATGTTTCTCTAGTCTTTTACTTAAGTAGATATTTTATACCGTCATTATTTAAATTTTTACGAAATTGCAGTGACGATCGCTGGATCTATTGAGTATTGATAGATTAAATACCACTCCTTTGCTAGGGAGATCCTATGTCATTGCAATCTGGATTAGATGCCTTAAAAGAAAAGCGTTATCAAGAAGCGGTTGAATTACTCGAACAATTCTGCCGCAATTGCGCTGAACACGATTCCTCAGATTATCTTTCAGCACAGATGTGGCTGATGAAAGCCTATCAAGCCACAGGCGAAACCGAAAAAGCTAAGGCCCTGTGTCAAAAGTTAATCATGAGTGAAAACCCACAAGCTAGAAGTTGGGCAGAACAAGCTAGTCAATCCTTCCGCCAAACGCCATCTAACGGCAGTCAAAAAGCTGGTCGCGCCGCTACCACTGGGATGAAATTAGCGATGGGGGGTGTGGGCGGTAGTTTGGCATTAGCTTCTGGTGTCACCATGACCTTGCTCTTTGGCATGGTTTTGGCTTTAGGTTTGAGCTTAGTATTTATTTTGGGTAGCGACAATCCACTCCAAGGATTAGCGATCGCTATTGGTATTACCCTAGTCTTTAATATCGCCGCCTTTTTCCTGTCTCCATTTCTCATGGACTTAACTCAAAGCTGGCTTTACCAAACTCGCTGGGTAGAGTTGGCAGAAGTTGAAACCCTCAGTCCAGAGACAGCTAAAGTTATTCGCCAAGTCTGTGAGCAGAAAAAGCTGAAAACGCCTCGTTTGGGAATCATTAATGACCAAAACCCCACGGCTTTTACTTATGGTTCATTACCGAACAGCGCCCGTTTAGTCGTCAGTCAGGGACTTTTCACATACCTCGATGACGATGAAATTGCTACCGTCTACGCTCACGAACTAGGGCACATCGTCCACTGGGACTTTGCAGTGATGACAGTAGCTTCTACCCTAGTGCAAATTTGTTACTTGATTTACAGCACAGCCAGAAGATTTGGGCGTGGCAGTGGCGATAGCAAAATTAAAGATGCTATGCAAACTGCTGCCTTAGTTGCCTATGTGTTTTATGTCATCGGTACTTATTTACTGCTGTACCTTTCCCGCACACGAGAATACTTTGCTGACCACTTTGCAGCCGAAAGTACAGGCAATCCCAATGGACTATCTCGCGCTTTGGTGAAGATTGCCTACGGAATTTTGGAAGAAGGTTCGCGCACACAAGAACCCAGCCGTTTAATTGAAGGAACTCGTGCCTTGGGTATCTATGACCATAAAGCCGCCGCTTCCACAGGAACCGCCTACCGGATTGCATCCGATACCCAAAAAATTGGTCGCGTCTTTCTGTGGGATATGTTTAACCCTTGGGGTTGGTGGATGGAGTTAAACTCTACTCACCCATTGACAGGTAAACGAGTTCGTGCATTAAGTACATACGCCGAACAGTTGGGTTTACCGACTGAGTTTGATATGGGGCGAGTTATTGGAGAAGGTAAAACTCTGAATAAAAGTAGACTTTACAGCAATTTCTTTTTAGATGTTGTACTCTACGGCGCTGAAACAATTGGTTTCTTCGCTGGCTTGGTAACAGGTGTGATTTTGTTGTCAAGTTCGCAAAACACAGGTTTAGTATTGGGTGCGCCACTAATTGGCTTAGGGATTGGAATTTTGGTCAAAGCCTTGGTGATGTTCCCCGACTACAAGCAAGCACCAGGAACCGATATTCTCACCCTGATGTCAGACCCTTATGCCAGTCCGTTACGCGGACAACCAGCAAAACTTGAAGGTCAGCTTATTGGTCGTGGCGACGCTGGTTATAAATTTGGTTCCGATTTAAAAATTCAAGATCGTAGTGGAATGCTTTATCTGCATTACGCCTCACGCTTTGGCCCCATCGGCAATTTCCTGTTTGGGATGAAGCGAGTCCAAAGCTTGATTGGCGAACAAGTTGGGGCTGTGGGTTGGTTCCGTCGAGGTGTTGCGCCTTGGATGGATTTAATTCAACTCCAGAGTGAAAATGGCACTATTGTCAACAGTTATCATCGCTTCTGGTCATTCATCCTTGGCGGTGGATCGATTATCCTGGGAGTGGTCTTGACTATGTTTTTGAGCCGCAGCTAGCAAAGTTTCTAAGCTGCTGTCGAAGCATTTCTCAGTCCATCCAAGCTTTAATTTGTCAAGAGGTAGTTAGTAACTGCCTCTTTTTTTATGGAAGGGGGCAGGATAATACGGCGATCGCATTTGTTGATTCGGGGTTCGCATTTGCTACTAAAAGCTTAATTGGGCATTAAACTTATTTACTACCTTTGGCAAGATTCGCTACCACTTTCACCAACTTTTCTGGCTCGATTGGCTTGGATAGATGCACTTGGAATCCAGCTTGCAGAGCTAGCCTGCGTTCTTCGTCTCTCGCAAATGGCGTTAGTGCTACAGCTATAAATAGTTGCTTCGTCCCATTTGCGATTACGTATTACTTGAACCCAACCCAGTATAGAATTGAGAGGTGTACGAAGTTCGTGGGAAACGATCGCTAAAAACTCTTCCTTAATCCGGTTAGCTTCTTGGGCTTGCTGATAAAGCTGTGAATTTTCAATGGCAAACGCTGCTCGTTGAGCAAGTTCTTCAGCCATTTCTAAGTCTGCAATAGTGTAATGTCGTCCTGGTTGTGCAGATGCAAATAGAATTGTCCCCAGCTTGCGTTTATGCACCAACAGTGGTACTACCATCTGAGACTTAATCTGGAGTTGGCACAGCAGATTTAGGTGTTCCTTGTTCGAGGCCTTTTTCTGTAATGAAGACTCAAGAATATTTATAAGTAGTTCTGGCTTACCAGTGCGTAAAACTTTCGGTGGGCCATAATCCGCATCAACAGGAATTGGATAGTGTTGTTGCAGTTCTCGGAGCAGTGCTTCCTTCGTCGGTTCAGATGCAGCAATGACTGGGTTACTGAAAACTGCCAAATTATTTTCGACGACATCCACAATACACCAATCGGCGAGGGTAGGCAATGCTAATTGGGCAACGCTGGTTAGGGTAGTACGGTAATCCAAAGAAGATACCAATATACCCCCCTAAATCTGAAAAAATTGGGCGATCATAAATATGATATTTGATATAGGGTGGGCATGATAAATGAACATTGCACATAACCCTAAGAAAATTCTGATGATAAATGCGATCGCTAGTCAATTTCACCAACTTATGACAGGGAGAAACAGCCTGATTGGCAGATATGACCGTAAAAACAAAACCAAGCGTTTCTTAGCACTGTATACCTGCATAGGATTAGTGGGCATAATTCTGGCATTGTTTTTAATGGCCTCTCCAGGACTGACTCAAAAACCTCAACCTCAACCCCAAGAACCGTTATTAGTTGCTACACGAGTTATACCGCCTTTTGTGATATCAAACAAAGGTGAGCTATCAGGATTTAGTATTGATCTCTGGCACAGCATTGCTAACCAAATAGGTGTAGAGTCTAAATTTATTCAGTATCCCACTGTGCCGGAACTGCTTTCTGCTATTAAGGACAGCAAAGCCAACTTGGGAATTGCAGCTATCTCGATTACAGCCGAACGCGAGCAGAATTTTGATTTTTCATTACCCATTTTGGCTGGGGGACTGCAAATTATGGTGAGAAAAGCCGAAAGCAATAACAGTGCCTTTCCAAATATTTTGCAATTGTTTTTCTCTGCTAGCCTCTTGCAGGTAATAGCCATCGCCCTGGTGCTAATTATCGTAGCAGCTCATATTATTTGGTTATCTGAGCGCCATCACAAAGATGGGATGATTTCTCAATCA
This Nostoc sp. C052 DNA region includes the following protein-coding sequences:
- a CDS encoding thioesterase family protein, whose amino-acid sequence is MSFTYNRTVRFQDTDAAGVVYFANILAICHEAYEESLEASSINLKDFFTNPSVGFPIVHASVDFLRPMFVGDNLLISLISQKIGVEKFEITYEITVAEVIVAKAITRHVCIDVSSRSKRELPDEIAQWLETNRRDAEDAERRRSREIM
- a CDS encoding 2-succinylbenzoate--CoA ligase; translation: MERPLDYLNNLAQNDWLIGYSSHQFNQIAQQLYLELTQLSACGTPPKIILAEREPLRFLASFIAACAANCPVFLCNPDWGTQEWQQVFDLVQPDIILGMGHGVWGIGNGNNNIQCPIPNSIMIPTGGSSGEIKFAIHTWETLISSVQGFTEYFQLIQVNSFCVLPLYHVSGLMQFMRCFTTGGKLAIQPFKAVESGQILNIKQSEFLISLVPTQLQRLLQNPELTEWLSQFNTVLLGGAPAWNELLEKARFHRIRLAPTYGMTETASQIATLKPDDFLSGKISSGQILPHAKVTIRNQQGEILNSNQIGNITIHTQSLALGYYPITKENQTDFQVDDLGFLDEQEHLNIVGRNSDKIITGGENIYPAEIESAIQATQMVADICVIGIPDKYWGQALTAIYIPKKSDTSALKIQTLLKDKLSKFKIPKYWIAQQNLPRNSQGKINRQQLQQIATEFLQNPIT
- a CDS encoding o-succinylbenzoate synthase, with the translated sequence MRYQFKFRPYQRRFLRSLTTNHGKWDIREGIILRLTDESGKVGWGEIAPISWFGSETLEQALDFCRQLPEEITDKIIFSIPDELPACQFGFESAWEQGSKGAEEKNLNLSSALHSLRYSGLLPSGEVALNQWETLWQKGYRTFKWKIGVDAIADELEIFESLIHTLPAFTKLRLDANGGLTYEEANFWLRACDNLKANPELPLEIEFIEQPLPVEQFQQMLELSTSYETAIALDESVATLGQLAACHQQGWRGIFVIKPGIVGSPSRLRKFCHQHQIDTVFSSVFETAIARLAALQLAAELSRNNRALGFGIDHFFEQEETWFQSLWNDL
- the menA gene encoding 2-carboxy-1,4-naphthoquinone phytyltransferase, with product MTTKQISYPNTKLWMAAIKPPMYSVAIMPIWVGTAVAFAETKIFNGVVFSTFVAAAILILAWENISNDVFDSETGIDQNKHHSLVNLTGNKPLIFWIGNLCLGLGLLGILAIAFWQQDLTVIGIILLCCGLGYTYQGPPFRLGYQGLGEILCFFAFGPLAVEAAYYSQTQTWSMTSLAVSVIVGIATTLILFCSHFHQVKDDIAAGKRSPIVRLGTQKGAQLLVWFTGSIYALTLLFVLLGISPAWTLLSWVSLPFAVKLCSHVQENHNQPDKVSNCKFIAVAVHFWACLLFGLGFMI
- a CDS encoding isochorismate synthase MenF — encoded protein: MTVSPCRNNLFVEHKDLYQFLVGVQEKCVNNNCRQIVSISQEIDLVDPLLVLDKLTQANEINFYFEDRGKGEAIAAIDAVAKLQIDGADRFSQAEYFIKSCLKSIINFGNANQPFSGPHFFCYFSFFDKNAQVDYPFPSATIFLPRWQVAVKNQRCILVTNIIINANVNIEILLNNVQNKIAFIQSLEDYSANIDCFSAKSYKKSVTNAAQFKSSVVSVLEKIRSSHLSKIVLADILDVKSSNHFDLVKSLSNLRQIHPNCYIFSTSNGKGQNFIGASPERLISINNQQLITDALAGSAPRGKTPAEDAANANRLLNSEKEKHEHSLVLDFITQRLFQLGLSPQILAPRLRQLSNIQHLWTPISATVPINIHPLKIVGQLHPTPAVAGAARDVACAEIRRYESFERGLYAAPLGWIDSQGNCEFIVGIRSALIDGDRARLYAGAGIVAGSDPDKEFAEVQLKLQALLKALV
- a CDS encoding glutamate-5-semialdehyde dehydrogenase, with amino-acid sequence MTIFDIASPLITIAAQTRQAASKLAILSTEAKNQALVAIAQALESARDEILQANIADCKAATAEGISKPLYKRLQLDEHKLRDAIVGVRDVGKLADPVGKVQIHRELDTGLTLKRITCPLGVLGIIFEARPEAAIQIASLAIKSGNGVILKGGKEAVRSCEAIVKAIKQGLSQTAVNPDAVQLLTTREETLELLKLDKYVDLIIPRGSNSFVRFVQENTRIPVLGHADGICHLYIDKAADISKAVPITVDAKAQYPAVCNAIETLLIHQSIAIEFLPKVAEALQERYVELRGDKRTLEILPNIETATEIDWETEYSDFILSIKIVDSIEDAIAHINEYGSRHTDAIISEDLAAVETFFGLVNSANIFHNCSTRFADGFRYGFGAEVGISTQQMPPRGPVGLEGLVTYKYQMTGDGHIVATYTGENAKAFTHQDFEITF
- a CDS encoding zinc metalloprotease HtpX encodes the protein MSLQSGLDALKEKRYQEAVELLEQFCRNCAEHDSSDYLSAQMWLMKAYQATGETEKAKALCQKLIMSENPQARSWAEQASQSFRQTPSNGSQKAGRAATTGMKLAMGGVGGSLALASGVTMTLLFGMVLALGLSLVFILGSDNPLQGLAIAIGITLVFNIAAFFLSPFLMDLTQSWLYQTRWVELAEVETLSPETAKVIRQVCEQKKLKTPRLGIINDQNPTAFTYGSLPNSARLVVSQGLFTYLDDDEIATVYAHELGHIVHWDFAVMTVASTLVQICYLIYSTARRFGRGSGDSKIKDAMQTAALVAYVFYVIGTYLLLYLSRTREYFADHFAAESTGNPNGLSRALVKIAYGILEEGSRTQEPSRLIEGTRALGIYDHKAAASTGTAYRIASDTQKIGRVFLWDMFNPWGWWMELNSTHPLTGKRVRALSTYAEQLGLPTEFDMGRVIGEGKTLNKSRLYSNFFLDVVLYGAETIGFFAGLVTGVILLSSSQNTGLVLGAPLIGLGIGILVKALVMFPDYKQAPGTDILTLMSDPYASPLRGQPAKLEGQLIGRGDAGYKFGSDLKIQDRSGMLYLHYASRFGPIGNFLFGMKRVQSLIGEQVGAVGWFRRGVAPWMDLIQLQSENGTIVNSYHRFWSFILGGGSIILGVVLTMFLSRS
- a CDS encoding GAF domain-containing protein, which encodes MVSSLDYRTTLTSVAQLALPTLADWCIVDVVENNLAVFSNPVIAASEPTKEALLRELQQHYPIPVDADYGPPKVLRTGKPELLINILESSLQKKASNKEHLNLLCQLQIKSQMVVPLLVHKRKLGTILFASAQPGRHYTIADLEMAEELAQRAAFAIENSQLYQQAQEANRIKEEFLAIVSHELRTPLNSILGWVQVIRNRKWDEATIYSCSTNAICERRRTQASSASWIPSASIQANRARKVGESGSESCQR
- a CDS encoding transporter substrate-binding domain-containing protein; protein product: MINAIASQFHQLMTGRNSLIGRYDRKNKTKRFLALYTCIGLVGIILALFLMASPGLTQKPQPQPQEPLLVATRVIPPFVISNKGELSGFSIDLWHSIANQIGVESKFIQYPTVPELLSAIKDSKANLGIAAISITAEREQNFDFSLPILAGGLQIMVRKAESNNSAFPNILQLFFSASLLQVIAIALVLIIVAAHIIWLSERHHKDGMISQSYFPGIFKACWWAAATLATQADEMPKGVIGRIIAVLWMFIGVLFVAYFTASATTSLTVQQLQGDIRSIDDLPGKVVVTTAGSTAATYLREHRISVREVPKIEQAYDALQTKKADAVVFDAPVLLFYAANEGKGKVEVVGSILREESYGIILPNNSPYRKPINKALLNLKENGTYQSLYDKWFDAQKS